A DNA window from Mesorhizobium sp. C432A contains the following coding sequences:
- a CDS encoding 4-hydroxyphenylacetate 3-hydroxylase N-terminal domain-containing protein, with amino-acid sequence MRSEDFRADNGRPFTGAEYLESLRDGREVYINGERIADVTTHPAMRNSARSLARLYDALHDPKRQGTLTSPTDTGSGGYTHKYFRVAKSSGELAAQQTAIAEWSRMSYGWMGRTPDYKAALMNTLGANADWYGPFKDNALAWHKRAQEAVLFMNHAIVNPPIDRHKPAEQVKDVFVHITKETDAGIYVSGAKVVATSSALTHYNFLAQSSATVTEDPSLSVMFIVPMNAPGVKMFCRVSYEQTANTAAAPFDYPLSSRFDENDAILVLDNVFIPWEDVLVLREAQKILSFHPASGFMHGYCFQGCTRFAVKLDFLAGLLAKALRATGGDAFRGNQAALGEVIALRHMFWSFSNAMAYNPIPWANGAVLPNLEAALAYRTFMSEAYPRVIDTVRRVIASGLIYLPSSVRDFNNPEIDKYLAQYVRGSNDMGHVERIKIMKLLWDATGTEFGGRHALYELNYAGAPEEVRLQVLKGAERGGRLKAMEELVDTCMADYDENGWTGDTWLNPLASSAG; translated from the coding sequence ATGCGATCGGAAGACTTTCGTGCCGACAATGGGCGCCCGTTCACCGGGGCCGAGTATCTGGAGAGCTTGCGCGACGGCCGCGAGGTCTACATCAACGGCGAGCGCATCGCCGATGTCACCACCCATCCGGCGATGCGCAATTCGGCGCGGTCGCTGGCGCGCCTCTATGATGCGCTGCACGATCCCAAGCGGCAGGGCACGCTGACCTCGCCTACCGATACCGGTTCGGGCGGCTACACCCACAAATATTTCCGCGTCGCCAAATCCTCCGGCGAACTCGCGGCCCAGCAGACCGCGATCGCCGAGTGGTCACGCATGTCCTATGGCTGGATGGGCCGCACGCCCGATTACAAGGCGGCACTGATGAACACGCTCGGCGCCAATGCCGACTGGTACGGCCCGTTCAAGGACAATGCGCTCGCCTGGCACAAGCGTGCGCAGGAAGCCGTGCTGTTCATGAACCACGCCATCGTCAACCCGCCGATCGACCGCCACAAGCCGGCCGAACAGGTGAAGGATGTCTTCGTCCACATCACCAAGGAGACCGACGCCGGCATCTATGTCTCCGGCGCCAAGGTGGTGGCGACGTCCTCGGCGCTGACCCACTACAATTTCCTGGCGCAGAGTTCGGCGACGGTCACCGAAGATCCGTCGCTGTCGGTCATGTTCATCGTGCCGATGAATGCGCCGGGGGTAAAGATGTTCTGCCGCGTCTCCTATGAGCAGACGGCCAACACGGCGGCGGCTCCGTTCGACTATCCGTTGTCGTCGCGCTTCGACGAGAACGATGCCATCCTGGTGCTCGACAATGTCTTCATCCCCTGGGAGGACGTGCTGGTGCTGCGCGAGGCGCAGAAAATCCTGTCCTTCCATCCGGCTTCGGGCTTCATGCATGGCTATTGCTTCCAGGGCTGCACACGCTTTGCCGTCAAGCTCGACTTCCTCGCCGGCCTGCTGGCAAAGGCGCTGCGCGCCACCGGCGGCGATGCCTTCCGCGGCAACCAGGCGGCGCTGGGCGAGGTCATCGCGCTCAGGCACATGTTCTGGAGCTTTTCCAACGCCATGGCCTACAATCCGATCCCCTGGGCGAATGGCGCTGTCCTGCCCAACCTGGAAGCAGCCCTTGCCTACCGGACTTTCATGTCGGAAGCCTATCCGCGCGTCATCGACACGGTGCGCCGGGTGATCGCCTCCGGCTTGATCTACCTGCCGTCATCGGTGCGCGACTTCAACAATCCCGAGATCGACAAATACCTCGCGCAGTATGTGCGCGGTTCCAACGACATGGGCCATGTCGAGCGCATCAAGATCATGAAACTGTTGTGGGACGCGACCGGCACCGAGTTCGGCGGCCGCCACGCGCTCTACGAACTCAACTATGCCGGTGCGCCGGAAGAGGTGCGGCTGCAGGTGCTGAAGGGCGCCGAACGCGGCGGCCGGCTGAAGGCCATGGAAGAACTGGTCGATACCTGCATGGCCGACTATGACGAGAATGGCTGGACGGGAGATACCTGGCTCAATCCGCTCGCTTCATCGGCGGGGTGA
- a CDS encoding helix-turn-helix domain-containing protein, whose protein sequence is MSLNSIPDFFVYGEPVRPLDVGFLHVETVLARSNIHLGQVAAHKHPQMGQITYWTSGSGTYRIEDQSWDFSAPAVSFVPSTIVHGFSIGPGTDAIVVSVADDALAAIAAHSLLPLDRPVFADSLPQHVAWKRLAAVLEMIAAEYAEAQAGSDKTLPALIAVALSHIARLGPEVMDATGSSDAALARGLRRLVDAHFRDNWPVDRYVGALATTPHLLDKAAHTVLGSGVKRLMGERRLLEAKRLLLFTVRTVEDIAYEIGFEDPAYFSRFFRERVGQAPAAWRRAQLGQS, encoded by the coding sequence ATGAGCCTCAATTCCATTCCTGATTTCTTTGTCTATGGCGAGCCGGTGCGGCCGCTTGATGTCGGCTTCCTGCATGTCGAGACGGTGCTTGCGCGCAGCAACATTCATCTCGGCCAGGTTGCCGCGCACAAGCATCCGCAAATGGGCCAGATCACCTACTGGACCAGCGGCTCCGGCACCTACCGCATCGAAGACCAATCCTGGGACTTTTCGGCACCGGCCGTCAGCTTCGTGCCGAGCACCATCGTGCATGGCTTCTCGATCGGGCCCGGCACCGACGCCATCGTCGTTTCGGTCGCCGATGATGCGCTTGCGGCAATAGCCGCTCACAGCCTGCTGCCATTGGACCGGCCGGTCTTTGCCGATAGCCTTCCTCAGCACGTCGCGTGGAAAAGGCTGGCGGCGGTGCTGGAGATGATCGCCGCCGAATATGCCGAGGCGCAGGCCGGCAGTGACAAGACCCTGCCGGCGCTGATCGCCGTCGCGCTCTCGCACATCGCGCGCCTTGGTCCCGAGGTAATGGATGCCACCGGTTCTTCCGATGCTGCATTGGCGCGCGGCTTGCGCCGTCTGGTCGATGCGCATTTCCGCGACAACTGGCCCGTCGACCGCTACGTCGGGGCGCTGGCCACGACACCGCATCTTCTCGACAAGGCCGCCCATACGGTGCTTGGCAGCGGCGTCAAGCGGCTCATGGGCGAGCGACGGTTGCTGGAGGCCAAGCGGTTGCTGCTGTTCACCGTGCGCACCGTCGAGGACATCGCCTACGAAATCGGCTTCGAAGATCCGGCCTATTTCTCACGCTTCTTCCGGGAGCGGGTTGGCCAGGCGCCCGCCGCCTGGCGCCGCGCGCAGCTGGGGCAGAGTTGA
- a CDS encoding IclR family transcriptional regulator — translation MSTVGKAISLLEQFTLGEPEIGLSELARKTGLDKATARRLLMALADHRLIEQEPASRRYRLGAGLSRLARFRDAHFPFVRVAAPVVRELALETGETVHLSEFSAGALLTVHVELSAKANRVNVDVGQVLPLHGTASGIAFLAASPREAAEAYVDKPLPTFTPHTVTQPERLMKAIRLAAKRGYSSSSQGYEEGVHSIAAAILGSDGRPLGALAVASPVSRADDSMAASQGEAVIQAARLISARLAGEA, via the coding sequence ATGAGCACAGTCGGCAAAGCGATATCGCTGTTGGAGCAGTTCACGCTCGGCGAACCGGAGATCGGCCTGTCCGAGCTCGCCCGCAAAACCGGCCTCGACAAGGCAACGGCGCGGCGCCTGCTGATGGCGCTGGCCGACCACCGCCTGATCGAACAAGAGCCGGCAAGCCGCCGCTACCGGCTCGGCGCCGGCCTGTCGCGGCTGGCCCGCTTTCGCGACGCGCATTTTCCCTTCGTGCGCGTGGCAGCACCTGTGGTTCGCGAGCTGGCGCTGGAAACCGGCGAGACGGTGCATCTGTCGGAATTCAGCGCCGGCGCACTGCTGACGGTCCATGTCGAGCTCTCGGCAAAGGCCAACCGGGTCAATGTCGATGTCGGCCAGGTGCTGCCCTTGCACGGCACCGCCTCCGGCATCGCCTTTCTCGCCGCTTCGCCTCGGGAAGCGGCCGAGGCCTATGTCGACAAGCCGTTGCCGACCTTCACGCCACACACGGTGACGCAGCCCGAAAGGCTGATGAAGGCGATCCGGCTTGCCGCCAAGCGCGGCTATTCCTCGAGCTCCCAAGGCTATGAAGAAGGCGTGCACAGCATAGCCGCGGCAATCCTCGGCTCCGATGGGCGTCCTCTCGGTGCGCTCGCGGTGGCCTCGCCTGTGTCACGCGCCGATGACAGCATGGCAGCCAGCCAGGGCGAAGCGGTGATCCAGGCGGCGCGGCTGATTTCAGCGCGCCTGGCCGGCGAAGCCTGA
- a CDS encoding helix-turn-helix domain-containing protein, whose translation MISGLSSQRRTGLAARPERFVWDRRLERSKEELLSPARASPTISEIAFACGFNSSAHFSRAFESRYDVARGSCARG comes from the coding sequence ATGATTAGCGGGTTAAGTTCCCAGCGGCGCACCGGCCTTGCCGCGAGACCGGAACGCTTCGTCTGGGACAGGCGGCTGGAGCGCAGCAAGGAAGAATTGTTGTCGCCCGCCCGCGCGTCGCCCACGATCTCGGAAATCGCCTTTGCCTGCGGGTTCAATTCGAGTGCGCATTTTTCGCGCGCGTTCGAGAGCCGGTACGATGTGGCCCGCGGGAGTTGCGCCAGAGGCTGA
- a CDS encoding SDR family oxidoreductase, which translates to MTGLKDKVVLITGASSGIGEATVRELAGAGARLFIGARRTERLKALAAEIGKGVAWRELDVTDAANFDAFADAAHAEFGQIDVLVNNAGVMPLSPLAALKRDEWSRMINVNIGGVLNGIAAVLPRFVAQKNGHIVNVASVGAHIVLPTAAVYCGTKYAVWAITEGLRQEHDDIRATIISPGVTATELGDDISDPQVATALKEWRQKSLTPDAIARAIRFALDQPDGVDVNEVIVRPTAANM; encoded by the coding sequence ATGACGGGACTTAAAGACAAGGTTGTACTCATCACCGGCGCCTCCAGCGGCATCGGCGAAGCGACGGTTCGGGAACTTGCCGGTGCCGGCGCCAGACTGTTCATCGGGGCCCGCCGCACCGAGCGGCTCAAGGCGCTGGCCGCAGAAATAGGCAAAGGCGTCGCGTGGCGCGAACTCGACGTGACTGACGCGGCGAATTTCGACGCCTTTGCCGATGCCGCTCATGCCGAATTCGGGCAGATCGATGTGCTGGTCAACAATGCCGGCGTCATGCCGCTGTCGCCGCTTGCCGCGCTGAAGCGCGATGAGTGGTCTCGCATGATCAATGTCAACATCGGCGGCGTGCTGAACGGGATCGCCGCGGTGCTGCCGCGCTTCGTCGCCCAGAAGAATGGGCATATCGTCAATGTCGCCTCGGTCGGCGCGCATATCGTGCTGCCCACCGCGGCGGTCTATTGCGGCACGAAATATGCCGTCTGGGCAATCACGGAGGGGCTGCGGCAGGAGCATGACGACATCCGCGCCACGATCATCTCCCCCGGAGTGACCGCAACCGAACTGGGCGACGATATCAGCGATCCTCAGGTCGCCACGGCTCTGAAAGAATGGCGGCAGAAGTCGCTCACACCGGACGCCATTGCACGGGCGATCCGTTTTGCGCTTGATCAACCCGATGGCGTCGACGTCAACGAAGTGATCGTGCGGCCAACCGCTGCCAATATGTAG
- a CDS encoding AraC family transcriptional regulator gives MEKINELAELITRFAPKSGMAGTAVPRLSLIRANQPSAPVPAVYEASLCIIAQGSKRVSLADQSVVYDASSYLLVSVDLPLVGHVLEASPAAPYLCCKIDFDSTALAELLVKEGRASPSRDLPVLAAYPSDPDLIDAACRLVRLLDRPESVTVLAPLIEREILYRLLTGPHGDTLRQMASVDSHLNQVSRAIATIRNHFQAQLRIEEIAAASGMSAWSLHAHFKAITRMTPLEYQKQLRLQEARRIMLAGGANAGTAGFAVGYDSPSQFSREYRRLFGAPPRKDIDRLQATPSSAAAY, from the coding sequence ATGGAGAAAATCAATGAACTCGCCGAGCTGATCACCCGCTTTGCGCCGAAATCTGGCATGGCCGGCACTGCGGTGCCGCGGCTGTCGCTCATTCGCGCCAACCAGCCCAGTGCACCCGTGCCTGCGGTCTACGAGGCGTCGCTTTGCATAATCGCCCAAGGATCGAAGCGCGTCTCGCTGGCCGACCAGAGCGTGGTCTATGACGCATCGAGCTACCTGCTCGTCTCGGTCGACCTGCCGCTGGTCGGGCATGTGTTGGAGGCGAGCCCGGCGGCGCCCTACCTCTGTTGCAAGATAGATTTTGATTCCACCGCGCTGGCCGAACTGCTTGTGAAAGAAGGACGTGCATCCCCCAGCAGGGATCTGCCGGTGTTAGCTGCCTATCCAAGTGACCCCGACCTGATTGATGCCGCCTGTCGGCTTGTCAGGCTGCTCGATCGCCCCGAGAGCGTCACCGTGCTGGCGCCGCTGATCGAACGCGAAATCCTTTACCGGCTCCTCACCGGACCGCACGGTGACACGCTTCGCCAGATGGCGTCGGTGGACAGCCACCTGAACCAGGTCAGCCGCGCCATCGCCACGATCCGCAATCATTTCCAGGCACAACTGCGCATCGAAGAGATTGCGGCGGCATCAGGCATGAGCGCGTGGTCCCTTCATGCCCATTTCAAGGCGATTACGCGCATGACCCCGCTCGAATACCAGAAGCAGCTGCGCCTGCAGGAGGCGCGAAGGATTATGCTTGCCGGCGGCGCAAACGCAGGCACGGCCGGGTTCGCGGTGGGCTATGACAGCCCTTCGCAGTTCAGCCGAGAATATCGTCGCCTGTTCGGTGCGCCGCCCCGGAAAGATATTGACCGCCTTCAGGCAACACCCAGTTCGGCTGCGGCTTATTGA
- a CDS encoding NAD-dependent epimerase, producing MTSSRPILITGAAGFIGFHLCLRLLAEGGQVIGLDSMNKYYDVSLKQARLERLKAFSNFCFEHADLTERDRISELFLSAAPEVVVNLAAQAGVRYSISNPHAYVESNLSGFVNILEGCRQASVGHLVYASSSSIYGGSTRMPFSVHDPADHPLSLYAASKKANELMAHTYSHLFGLPTTGLRFFTVYGPWGRPDMALFIFAKAILAGEPIEVFNYGNMQRDFTYIDDIVEGIIRVMQQPATPNPEWKSVAPDPATSNAPFRIHNIGGNSPVQLNRLIEVLEDALGRKANRNLRPLQPGDVPATFANVSSLEEATGFKPKIPIEIGVPRFVEWYREFYRA from the coding sequence GTGACATCAAGCAGGCCGATACTGATCACCGGCGCAGCCGGGTTCATAGGGTTTCATCTTTGCCTGAGGCTGCTTGCCGAAGGAGGCCAGGTTATCGGCCTCGACTCCATGAACAAGTATTATGACGTCAGCCTGAAGCAGGCTCGTCTCGAGCGGCTGAAAGCGTTTTCGAATTTTTGTTTCGAGCATGCCGATCTCACGGAGCGGGACCGTATTTCGGAGCTCTTCCTTTCGGCCGCGCCGGAGGTTGTCGTCAATCTCGCGGCGCAAGCCGGCGTACGCTATTCGATCAGCAATCCGCACGCCTATGTGGAAAGCAACCTCAGCGGCTTTGTCAACATCCTGGAAGGATGCCGGCAGGCGTCCGTCGGCCATCTGGTCTATGCATCGTCGAGTTCGATTTATGGCGGCAGCACCCGCATGCCGTTTTCCGTGCACGATCCGGCGGACCATCCGCTCAGCCTTTACGCCGCAAGCAAGAAGGCGAACGAGCTGATGGCGCACACATACAGCCATCTGTTTGGACTGCCGACCACCGGGCTGCGTTTTTTCACCGTCTATGGTCCGTGGGGGCGGCCGGACATGGCGCTGTTCATCTTCGCCAAGGCTATCCTCGCCGGCGAGCCGATCGAGGTCTTCAACTATGGCAACATGCAGCGGGATTTCACCTATATCGACGACATTGTCGAAGGTATTATCCGCGTCATGCAGCAACCCGCGACACCCAATCCTGAGTGGAAAAGTGTCGCGCCAGACCCAGCGACCAGCAACGCCCCGTTCAGGATTCACAACATCGGCGGCAATTCGCCCGTTCAACTGAACCGATTGATCGAGGTGCTCGAAGACGCGCTGGGACGCAAGGCAAACCGCAACCTCAGGCCACTTCAGCCAGGCGACGTTCCGGCAACTTTCGCCAATGTCAGCTCGCTCGAGGAGGCGACCGGCTTCAAGCCCAAAATCCCGATCGAAATAGGGGTTCCGCGCTTTGTCGAATGGTACCGGGAGTTCTACCGAGCATGA
- a CDS encoding nucleotide sugar dehydrogenase, whose protein sequence is MSERIAVIGLGYVGLPVAIAFGKVFPGTIAFDISERRIGELRGGVDRTGEVDATALKETSIGLTTDREMLKGATFFIVAVPTPIDANRAPDLASLKLASELVGEAVSKGAVVVFESTVYPGVTEDFCGPIIEQVSGLRHPRDFALGYSPERANPGDREHSLQKIVKVVSGENNETLERVANVYGRIIDAGVYRAPSIKVAEAAKVIENTQRDLNIALMNELAMIFERLDIRTQDVLDAASTKWNFLPFKPGFVGGHCISVDPYYLTAKAEAEGYHPQIILAGRRINDGMGAFVAQQVVKRLIGSDTPVKGASVGILGLTFKEDVPDLRNSRVFDMVKELRQFGIVPKVHDPLADVETARRDHGETILPLDEINDLQALVLAVPHRQYLTNERARLFQMIRPGGHCSMSSRPSSPMKFPTT, encoded by the coding sequence ATGTCCGAACGCATTGCAGTTATCGGCCTGGGTTATGTCGGCCTGCCGGTAGCCATTGCCTTTGGGAAGGTTTTCCCCGGCACCATAGCTTTTGACATCAGCGAGCGTCGGATCGGGGAATTGCGTGGCGGCGTCGATCGTACGGGGGAAGTTGACGCAACGGCGCTCAAGGAGACCTCGATAGGGCTGACCACCGACCGGGAGATGTTGAAAGGCGCTACTTTCTTCATCGTCGCCGTGCCAACCCCTATCGACGCAAATCGCGCTCCCGATCTAGCTTCTTTGAAACTGGCGTCCGAACTCGTCGGCGAGGCGGTGAGCAAAGGCGCCGTCGTCGTTTTTGAGTCGACAGTCTATCCAGGTGTGACCGAAGATTTCTGTGGGCCGATCATCGAGCAGGTTTCCGGCCTGCGACATCCCCGCGACTTTGCCCTCGGCTATTCGCCCGAACGCGCCAACCCCGGCGATCGGGAACACTCGCTGCAAAAGATCGTCAAAGTCGTCTCCGGCGAGAATAACGAGACGCTGGAGCGCGTCGCGAACGTTTATGGCCGTATCATCGATGCCGGCGTCTACCGCGCCCCGTCGATCAAGGTGGCCGAGGCAGCGAAGGTTATCGAGAACACCCAGCGCGATCTGAACATCGCGCTGATGAACGAACTGGCAATGATCTTCGAGCGGCTCGATATCCGGACGCAGGATGTTCTTGATGCTGCGTCGACGAAATGGAACTTCCTTCCCTTCAAACCGGGGTTCGTCGGCGGCCACTGCATCAGCGTCGATCCATATTATTTGACCGCCAAGGCCGAGGCCGAAGGTTACCATCCGCAGATCATCCTCGCCGGACGTCGCATCAATGACGGCATGGGGGCCTTCGTCGCCCAGCAGGTTGTCAAACGGCTGATTGGTTCTGACACGCCCGTCAAAGGGGCTTCTGTCGGCATTCTCGGGCTGACATTCAAGGAGGACGTGCCGGATTTGCGCAACAGCCGCGTTTTCGACATGGTCAAGGAACTAAGGCAGTTCGGAATTGTCCCCAAAGTCCATGATCCCCTTGCCGATGTCGAAACCGCTCGGCGTGATCACGGCGAAACAATCCTGCCGCTCGATGAGATAAACGATTTGCAGGCGCTTGTTCTGGCGGTGCCTCACAGGCAATATCTCACCAACGAAAGAGCGCGTCTTTTTCAAATGATCAGGCCGGGGGGACACTGTTCGATGTCAAGTCGGCCATCAAGCCCAATGAAGTTCCCGACAACATAA
- a CDS encoding UDP-glucuronic acid decarboxylase family protein, whose translation MARLYDSRRRILVTGGAGFIGSHLIDRLLERGDEILCVDNLFTGSKRNIDHLAKHPRFEFMRHDVTFPLYVEVDEIYNLACPASPVHYQYDPVQTIKTAVHGAINVLGLAKRLKCKVFQASTSEVYGDASVHPQPESYWGNVNPIGPRSCYDEGKRCAETLFFDYHRQHGLWVKVARIFNTFGPRMHPADGRVVSNFIVQALRGEPITIFGDGSQTRSFCYVDDLVSGMLRLMDTGPEVTGPVNIGNPREVTIRRLAELTTQMTGSGSDIIYRDLPQDDPRHRQPDITLAKRLVGWEPTVTLEAGLQQTIDYFKALLPKVSTNSP comes from the coding sequence TTGGCCAGACTCTATGACAGCCGCAGACGCATTCTCGTTACCGGGGGCGCAGGGTTTATCGGCTCGCATCTTATTGACCGCCTGTTGGAACGAGGCGACGAAATCTTGTGTGTCGACAACCTTTTCACCGGATCAAAGCGCAATATCGACCATTTGGCCAAGCATCCCCGCTTCGAATTCATGCGCCATGACGTGACCTTTCCGCTCTACGTCGAAGTCGATGAGATTTACAACCTGGCGTGTCCGGCCTCGCCTGTTCACTACCAGTACGACCCGGTTCAGACGATCAAGACCGCCGTGCACGGCGCCATCAATGTTCTTGGATTGGCAAAGCGGCTGAAATGCAAAGTCTTTCAGGCCTCCACCAGTGAGGTCTATGGTGACGCGTCTGTGCATCCGCAGCCCGAGAGTTACTGGGGCAATGTAAACCCGATCGGGCCGCGCTCATGCTACGATGAAGGCAAACGCTGCGCCGAAACGCTGTTCTTCGACTATCACCGACAACATGGCTTGTGGGTCAAGGTCGCGCGGATTTTCAATACGTTCGGGCCGCGCATGCACCCGGCAGACGGCAGGGTTGTCTCAAATTTCATCGTGCAGGCGCTTCGTGGTGAACCGATAACCATTTTCGGCGACGGCTCACAGACAAGGTCGTTTTGCTACGTCGACGACCTGGTGAGCGGCATGCTGCGCCTCATGGATACGGGGCCGGAGGTGACCGGTCCAGTAAACATCGGCAATCCAAGGGAAGTAACGATCAGGCGCTTGGCCGAACTGACGACGCAGATGACCGGATCAGGTTCGGATATAATTTACCGCGATCTTCCGCAAGACGATCCGCGGCACCGCCAGCCCGATATCACCCTTGCCAAAAGGCTTGTCGGCTGGGAGCCGACGGTGACTTTAGAAGCCGGGCTGCAACAGACGATCGACTATTTCAAAGCCCTGCTGCCGAAGGTTTCCACAAACTCGCCTTGA
- a CDS encoding 3-hydroxyacyl-CoA dehydrogenase NAD-binding domain-containing protein, which translates to MNTARFSESVTGKIVDGVLIVTIENPPVNALSLHVRAGLMAALGRAASDEVSAVVLTAIGRTFIGGADIKEFGKPAIGPTLPDVIEAMESFAKPIVAAVGGAALGGGCEIALACHYRVASKAASFGLPEVKLGLVPGAGGTQRLPRLIGTVAAIDLIGTGRPANADEALALGLIDTIADDLPEGALDVARRLVGQPLRRTGALSVPRSQPEADAAAARKVLSRSRGQIAPAEAVRLVRAASTARLEDGLVHERATFLRLRDSREAAALRHVFFAERQASKVDRLEGITPRKVETVGIVGTGLMGAGIAVSALNAGYGVIGVEQTDDAAAKGYARIAGLLDKSVQSGRLTDHARREALSRFEAASEADRLAQADLVIEAVFDDLAVKTELFRKLERIVRPDAILATNTSYLNPDEIASATARPERIVGLHFFSPANVMRLTEVVDCAATAPDVLASAIAFVRKLGKLPVVCGVTEGFIGNRIYSAYRREAEFMVEDGAAPDEVDAALEAWGFPMGIFAVNDMAGLEIAWARRKRQAAMRDPQARYVEIADRLCEAGRFGRKTGRGWYDYSDGERRSDPQVTALIEAVRAAKDIVPRRFSPDEIVTRLLAAMAEEGKALLAEGIAARASDIDLVMINGYGFPAHKGGPMFHAGDI; encoded by the coding sequence ATGAACACAGCACGATTTTCCGAGAGTGTCACAGGCAAGATCGTCGATGGCGTTCTCATCGTCACGATCGAAAATCCGCCGGTCAACGCGCTGTCCCTCCATGTCAGGGCCGGACTGATGGCTGCGCTTGGGCGTGCGGCGTCGGATGAAGTGTCTGCCGTGGTGCTGACCGCCATTGGGCGCACCTTCATCGGTGGCGCCGATATCAAGGAATTCGGCAAGCCCGCTATCGGGCCCACACTGCCTGACGTGATCGAAGCGATGGAGAGCTTCGCCAAACCGATCGTCGCGGCAGTAGGCGGCGCGGCGCTCGGCGGCGGCTGCGAGATTGCGCTGGCCTGCCACTACCGGGTGGCCAGCAAGGCGGCCAGCTTCGGCCTGCCCGAGGTCAAGCTCGGGTTAGTGCCCGGGGCCGGCGGAACCCAACGCCTGCCCCGCCTCATCGGCACGGTCGCCGCAATTGACCTGATCGGCACGGGTCGGCCCGCAAATGCCGACGAAGCTCTCGCTCTCGGTCTGATCGATACCATTGCGGACGATCTTCCCGAAGGCGCGCTCGATGTCGCCCGCCGTCTCGTTGGCCAACCGCTGCGGCGCACGGGTGCGCTTTCCGTCCCGCGCTCGCAACCTGAGGCCGACGCGGCAGCCGCAAGAAAGGTGCTTTCCCGCAGCCGTGGACAGATCGCGCCTGCAGAGGCCGTGAGACTGGTCCGGGCCGCGTCCACGGCCAGACTTGAGGACGGTCTTGTGCACGAACGCGCGACCTTCCTGCGCCTCCGGGATTCTCGCGAGGCGGCAGCGTTGCGCCACGTCTTCTTTGCCGAGAGGCAAGCCAGCAAAGTCGACAGGCTGGAGGGTATCACGCCTCGCAAGGTCGAGACCGTCGGTATCGTCGGAACCGGCCTGATGGGTGCAGGCATCGCGGTCTCGGCCTTGAATGCCGGCTATGGCGTAATCGGCGTCGAGCAGACGGACGACGCCGCGGCAAAAGGATACGCGCGTATCGCCGGCCTTCTCGACAAGTCAGTCCAATCCGGCCGTCTCACCGATCATGCGCGCAGGGAGGCGCTGAGCCGGTTTGAAGCGGCCAGCGAAGCCGACAGGCTGGCGCAGGCCGATCTGGTCATCGAGGCGGTGTTCGACGATCTCGCGGTAAAAACCGAACTCTTCCGGAAGCTCGAACGTATCGTCCGCCCGGACGCCATCCTTGCGACCAACACCAGCTACCTCAACCCCGACGAGATCGCCTCGGCAACCGCCCGGCCCGAACGGATCGTCGGCCTGCATTTTTTCTCCCCGGCCAACGTCATGCGGCTAACCGAAGTGGTGGATTGCGCGGCGACGGCGCCCGATGTGCTCGCCTCGGCGATCGCCTTCGTCAGGAAGCTCGGCAAGCTGCCTGTCGTGTGCGGCGTTACCGAGGGTTTCATCGGCAACCGCATCTATTCCGCCTACCGCCGCGAGGCGGAGTTCATGGTGGAGGATGGCGCAGCACCCGATGAGGTGGATGCCGCGCTGGAGGCCTGGGGCTTCCCGATGGGGATCTTCGCGGTCAACGATATGGCTGGGCTGGAGATAGCCTGGGCGCGGCGCAAGCGACAGGCGGCGATGCGCGATCCGCAAGCACGTTATGTCGAAATCGCCGACCGGCTGTGCGAGGCCGGCCGCTTCGGCCGCAAGACCGGGCGCGGCTGGTACGATTATTCGGACGGCGAACGCAGGAGCGACCCGCAAGTAACGGCGCTGATCGAGGCCGTGCGAGCGGCCAAGGACATCGTGCCGCGCCGCTTTTCGCCCGATGAGATCGTCACGCGCTTGCTGGCGGCAATGGCCGAAGAGGGCAAGGCCTTGCTTGCCGAAGGCATCGCGGCGCGTGCCTCCGACATCGATCTGGTGATGATCAACGGCTATGGCTTCCCGGCCCACAAGGGCGGGCCGATGTTCCACGCCGGAGACATCTGA